The Brachypodium distachyon strain Bd21 chromosome 4, Brachypodium_distachyon_v3.0, whole genome shotgun sequence nucleotide sequence CAAATCTCCAAACCACAAACTTCACATTTCAGTCTACGTACACTTTTACGACACCCGAGTCCTGAGGCGTCACAACTAAATTTTTACACCGCCCGGGAGTGGTGGCGCTCGCGGTGGCGGTCGCGCCCGCCGTGCACCTCGTGATGCCCGCGGTGCTCCTTGTGCTCCGcatcgccgccgtccttcTCCCTCTGGACCGCCTTGCCgtgccggtggtggtggtgcttgTGCCCGTCCCTGTGCTGCacgccgagcgccgccgctcttcgccggtggtggcgctcgtcgccctcgcccGCCGGGTCGCCGTGCCTGTGGAGGGcgtggtggtgatggtggccGCCGAGCCCCTCGCCGCTCctgcccttcttcttgtgctcGTGCTGGTGcctgtcgtggtggtggtggtggtgggagTGTGCCGCGTGGTGTCCTCCCTGGCCTCTCTTGGTGTGCTTCGCGTGCGGGCCGCCGCGGGTTTCCGGCCCGAACACGTCCTCCCAGCAGTCGTACAGCGGGTCGAAGAGACCATTCTGGTGGAGAAGCCACAGGAGCACCGCAACTGCAAAGCCAAATGAAGGAATTTTCATActagcaaaaacaaaaggcatcGGCGACGGAGATAACGGCATGCCGTTTCAAATCGTTACTCGGTTCAGTAACCTCCTGATGAAACGAAATGCGTGCGAACCTGCGGGTAGTATGGCGAGCAGCAGGCCAAACATGACGAGCCAGCCGATGCATATGTACTGGATGTGGCAGCTCAAGTCGAAAAAGCTCGAGCATCTTGTGCTGTTCCAATGCGGTAGGGGAGTCATAACAATACAGGCACGGCGCGTGAATAGCAGAGCGTAGTGGGAAGGAAATTGCGTACCTGCATGACCGGCCAGTGAAGAAATCGATCACAGTGTCCCAAGTGTTGCGGAACAAGGCTTTGATGGCTTCAAAGAAACCCCTGATGCCACCCTTCGCATGCTGATTGGTTGGACCGATCTGCATAGTTTTGTTGGCAAGAATCGCCTTTTCATTAAGGGGAAATAGATATATGTACAAACAAATGGGCATGTTGGATTGTGATGGAACTGTGAACAGATCGGATTTGTTCAGGGCCCTAAGAGATAAATAAACATGTTCCAACCTACGTCGACAACAACTCACGAAGCTGCTTACTCGTTGATGGTATAAACAATTAGATAACGCAAAACCTTATCAAGGCCAAAAAAACACTTTGACAGTTGACATCATAGATCCGGATGAAAGATCCTAAACTACCTTGCCACGCTTGCTTTAACTAAAACAGAATGAAATTTGATCGAATCAATACAAGAGCTCAAACATTTCAGAACCTGTGTTCCGTTGTCAAGAACTGTAGCTGCAGTTGAGAATTGGCATTCTGCTCTGTCAAGTTCACTGAAATCTGATGCTTTCAGAATAGCTGCACTTGACCACAAAGAGATCACATGTTAATTTCTAACACAGgaattttgatgaaaaaagaaTGATAAGCTGCAATTCAATTTCTAACTCACCTGCACATCGATATTTTGAGGCTTGATCTGTTGAAGAGTGCAAATAAAATGACCGAATAAGCACTTCATCAGGTTTCAGGATAAAGTACTGCTCCtgcaaataaaaatatataggAGCTTCAGGAAAAGAGCAGGGAACTGTGCTGATAAATATTAAGTTGTATTAAATCCGtgtcaattaatatggaacggagggagtaccaaggAACCCAATCTTTCAGGCACTTGTCACACAAAACAACAATTTTTGATAATTTTGCACATAACCACGGTTTTTGAGGCAAGATGTATCGCACAATCCAAATTCTCCTTTTCATCGAACTAATCGCAAAAATTACAAAGCGTAACCCACATGGAAACTCCCACGTAGCAAGGAGCAGGACATCCAATGCAATGCCCACCGCAAATTTTCTCTCAAAATGAAATAATCAAGCAAAATAGTACCATTTAAATCACAAATTCCGTCCAAAGAAACCCATTTTTCATCCTCTTGCAGGTCCCCATTTTTCATTCTCTTGCAGGTCCCCAATTTGTATAACCATAAACCCAATTACATTAATCTTTCTATCTTCTTGCCACGTGGGAGCTATGTGGGCCATACCTATTACCTACCTGTTTCCATGATTAGTTTGACGAAGGATAGAATTTGGATTGTCTGatattcctccgatcctaaattcttgtcgttgttttagtacaaatttaggatgggagggagtacatcttaCCCCACAAACTGTGGTTATGTGATAAATTTCCAAAGATTGAGGTTTGGTGTGACTAGTGCCCAAAAATTGGGTTCCTTAATGTTTACTCATAACAACTGGGTTGAAAAGCAAGTCAAATTTAGAATGTAATGAAGTGTTGCAGTTTGTCAATCAAGAAAGAgtgcaaaagaagaaaaatctttAGACTACAATAAATTACCTCCACATAAGTGATGCCACTTAAGCAGTCAAACTGTAAAAGAAACAGACCATTCATCAAAATTCAATAAAACTAAATAGGCCAAGTATATCATTTACTACTTGGAACTTTTTAACACTGTCGTTCTGTAAGAAGAGTACAAGATAAAAATGTGTTGGTCAAATATGTCACAATTAACAATGTGGTGTGTCATCCCGTGTGGGTATGCAGGGAATAGAAAGGAAGTTCATGCTATAGCAAGGCACAAGGAGATGCTTAAAAATCAGTTCACGGACCTATCATTTTAGTATTAAAGGAAAATACTAAAACTAAAAACCTACCAAAGGGCAGCCTTAGTCTGCTCTAAAAAAAGACCCTGTCAAAAGTTATTCATTAACTTtgtaatgaaaaaaaaaagctcctTGACGATGCATTACCGTCAAGCTATATGAAGCTTCCAGTTTGCCAATGTTCCTAACTGTGACCTGGGCAGTACCAACTTGACTTAAGGCTTCAAATGTAGGGACATTAATGCTAATTATCTTCCCTGGACTCCTGAAATTAAGAAACAAGTGCAAGGTAACATACAACTATCTATTATATCACTAAAACAAGGTTAAAAGGAACTTCCGCATACGCTGGTAAAAGGCTGGAAATTCCCATATTAAtcggagaaaaaaagagaaagctcTACTATGCTTCCATGGGTCCAGAATATAACAGTATAGATCAATTAGACGTTAGACATACACAAAGCAGTTacattcataaaaaaatgcaattatATTTCGTATTATATTATAAGATTATAGTTGACAGAAAATCCAACCCCATTTTGGCTCTATTCTGGAAAATCTAGCCTCAAAATTGAGTGGGGGAATTGAACTAGTTTTAATAGGGCAAGAAATAAGCACCGACAGCATGAATTAAGGTATGACACTGGAATAGCACATTTTATCTCACTGAAATTTGTCCAACTTGCCACATTTAAAATGCTATGTCCGGAATCATATCTGCGTTCAGAAGTAGTGTTGTGCTAATACTATAAAACAGATTGTAAATGCAAATTCAAAATATATAAGCATTATCAGTACCTTTGATAGACATAATCTATATCATCAGCACTCAGCTCTATCAGCAAATTGGTATTAACACTTTCTGTGATCCCAACAGAAAAGGTGTGAACTCCTGCATGCTGTAGCTGGCATGCGTCAAAAGCTTTGTCCAACGCCAGCACAATAATAAGATTCTAAAAAGAACTGGTGTGGATATAACCGGATGTTGGTTGATCCTTTCAAACCTTCCTTGCACAACATACTGGGGTTGCTGCTTTCTGTTTATCCGGTTGTTGTCAGACTGAAGCAAATGGTTAAAAATAACTCAAGACTAAACATTTACAACTTCAGCATATCATGCTTCAGCAACACAAACTTAACACTTGATAATGCAGTTACTATGATACAAAGCACGCAAGCTTACCTCCCAAAAGTTCCAAAGCTGATTGTACAAGCAGCTCCAAAATGGATTTGAACAAAAGCTAGGCTGGTTTCTGTAAGCCTCATACCCAACACCAATCTTGTTGCACTCAAGACCATCTAATGTAAACCGGACTCTCTCCAATAGCATCCACCTGGAGAACTCGTCACCAAGAACTTGCGGTTGACCGCCACCATCACCCTTCAACATTTGAGATATAGAAGAAATTAAGAAGTCACATGACACACAATATGCTGACCATAATTTGCTGAGTACCTTCCGTGGAGTCACAAGATAGAAGTTTTCAAATGTTGGGACACTTTTATAACCAACAAAGTCACCGATGAGATTCACTCTCAAAAAGTTGTCTTTGGAAACAACTGTTTTATTCTCTGGACCAACAATAATTTCCTGTGGTATAATGTTAAACTGGTGAAGTCATAATAATGTTTCTGGAGTTCTTGCCATACACAAAGTCTAAAACAACACACCGAATATAAGAAATAGCAATATAGTCCCTCCAATAAATAACATGATCTGATAAAAAAGATAATATTCAAAATCTTAGCTCTAATTACAAAAGGCATGTTAAATGGATAACAAAATGATTAGGAAAATTGACTTTGCCTGTGCAAATTATACATAACCATGCTAATTTCTTCAAGAGTTTGTATTCTAGATTTAGAATTTAAGTTCCTACCGTTACAGAAGAGCCTTTCTTTACTTGTACTCTGATGCTGAACCCAAGTGAGTAACTTGTCTCAATTCCAAAAACATGAAACCTGTTTATAAGCAAAGGAAATACGCATTTTACTCGAACTGTGACCTCACCAAATGATCAACAAAATCCTGGGATGTTTGTTAACAGCATATATGTTTGTAATGAGAAAATAAGTGTTCACTACTTGAGAAGAAGTAAATAAACTAGATCACCATTGCTTCTCAATATGTTAAGTGCCTACTAGATGACGGTAGCAGCAGAATGAAAATGGATACAATCATGTGAAGAATGAAACAAGACTATACAAGATTATGATGTCGTGTATCAAAATAGCTCGACTCTAGTCtaatttaaagaaaaaaagataggaTTTGCCAAGTGAAACTGAAAGTCATACGTCATAGATAACACAGTAGCTTCTTTTAGTGAACTCAGCAAGTGGAGTTAGTAAGATAATATTTGCAATGTTACAACGTACATCACAATTAATGCCCATACCAATCACCTGGAAAACGTACACAGTGAGCCGTATTAGCTTTGCCTTTAACCATTTTATCAACTGCAAGAAGATGTGTGTGAAAGGCGTGACACAGTGTTATACTGAAAAGGCAGGAATGCACAAGGATACTTTTTTTACTTACAAAATGTTCcacaagaagaaggaacaCGGTGTTGGGACCCACATGGACAGCAGACCGGCTAGTAGGATGCCAAAGTGAATTGGAGGAGACGTTAGGCATCATAAGATAGAGCTACTAAAACATATCTAGATGTAAAACAATAACACAAATTATATGAGTATACAATCCACAGATGCATCCACTGCACAAGCATGTTAGCATGAACTTCCTATATGTCTTTGCTTTCCTTACTATGGCCCAACCATTAAGAATAGTAGGGTCTTTTGGTCGAAAAGTTAGGCTTATCATTCTACTACTTAAGACATTGAGATAAGAAGAATGATAAAGGCAAACATATCTCACCTCGGTATGCTCAATTACGTGACCATTCTGATCCCGTAACCTAGAAATATCCATGGTAAAAACATGAAAAGGAATCACTACTTCATTCGTATATGCGACATTTGAAAATCTCACATACAATTTGGAGCCTGAAATCAACAGAAGGTCCATAGATATGACCATGAAAGTAAAGAAGATTGTGAAACAGCCAAGCAggtacaatttttttaccaaaCGTCCAAGTATAGTTATGAATTATTGTCGTAACAAACTCATTCCATGACTGTACAAAGCAAGGGTTATACTATCGTAACAAACTCATTCCATGAGTGCTACAGCACAGATTGACAGTTCATATAGCTGAGCACTTTTATAGTACCCCGGAATTAATATGAGCCCTCCATTTCACTCAATCTAGCGGATGTGCTCAATTGGCACTCCAACGTAAGCACGAGGGAGTACCACATAAAAAAACCTGGGAGTACCTTGAGTTTAGGGGTAAAAACGTAATCTAGATTTTAATTCTCGCCGGAGAAGCAAAAACGGCGGAAGGGCCACACCATGCACCTGCGACGAGGCGCCGTGGAGATGAACCGGATTAATTCGTACCGGGCCCTATGCCTTTGATGCTAGCGGATGCTCACCCCAGTAGTTGCTGCCACACGCATATGAGTTATGACCTTGCGTGCTTGATTGTGTATTGGATTCATGGCAGAGCTTGGAAAGAATGCTTTATTTCTGTACATGCGTTTCAATTAATCTGAATAGTTGCTTGGATTTCTACCCTCATAGTCGTAGCGGTGTCAATGGAGATACAACACGTCGTTGTTAGTTGGGATCGAAACGGCTTGCCGGCGGCTAAACGCGATCTGGAGGCCGCGGCTGCGGTATGAGCAAGACCAATTAGGAAATAATTGGTCTGTTAGAGGAGAGAAAATACCTAAAGTACCCTTCAAAATCAACGGCTGGATTTGCTTGGTACTCCAGCTTACATTATGGAGTACCAAGGTACTGTAAAAAATCTGGAACAATGGGTGTGTAATTATGACATTTTTATTCCAACTTAAATCCCACCAGGAAAATGTGATGATAATGATCTGTCAACAGGAAAATTACCTTTCACACTCTCTAACAACTTCAGCACCGGCATCTGACTCGCATTTACGGGTCCTGACAAACTGTTCCTCTGGTCTGTAAGCAACATCCTGAAGAGACGAGCAGGGAAAATAAATCAGGTCTTGATTCACATTATTTGTTAGTGAATATTAACAGTTGATAGTGGtgatttgaaaaacttttttgCAACAATCTGcatatcaaaataaaaatcagaCAACAAAATGCTGATAACAATATCACATGCACATGAGACTGCCATAAAAAACAACGCCAAGTCGAACACATCAATTTTCTGAAAACTGAGACCATCAAATGATATCAGTGCATATTGATGGAATTCCAATACTTTTGAAGCTTTAAATTGTTGGAAACCCACATACTCAGCTTCGTATTTATTGCCACAAAAATATTTCTATGGTGTTCCCATTCCAAACAATACAACACGAGACAATAGGGCATTAGGGCTGCAAGTGATGGAAGCGGAAGAGAAATTTCTATTGAAATCAGAAATAACTTGATTCTGGAACAATGAATTTATATTTTACGATAGCAAATGAATCAGGGCGCTACCAAGAGCATGAAAATGCTTCCTTCTGATCGAGTACCACACCTAAATTTCTCATTAAGGAATGCACATAAACAACTAAGACAATCAGCTAATCCAAAACCTACCTACAGCACAATTATCATCTGCATACAATCCAGGACAATATTGCAGGGTGGCTAGAGGCCAGAGgtgaaaatagaaaaagaaaaactaatcCAACTGTCTGATAAAAGCACAAGTGTATACTGAGTACATGTTACAGTAGCAACTTGTTACTGTAGAAACCAGAGTCCGCCCATGTTAGGGGAGCGTAAGCAAAGGGCAGGGCTTACCCTGATGTAGTTGAGGGCGTAGACGGCGTAGGTGGCGGACTTGTTGATGGTGATGACGGGGGGATCCCGTATCGTCTGCATCGCCTGCGTGTCgttctcctccacctccaccacctgcGCTACCATCGATGCCTCGCCGCCAGTCTGATCAAGTCCCCAAACAGACCGTCGGTGTTTCGTAAGATTCCGCAGCGGGGAAATGCAAGGggtgaggaagaggaggagaaggggctTACGGAGCCGGTGGGGACGGCCACGTTGAGGATGATCTTGCGGtcgcaagcgaggtggccgcCAGCACCAGAGTCCCGGGCGCAGCGCTCGACGCGGGACTTGGAGAGGATCTCCACGCCCCCCGCGGGCGCGAagagggcggcgaggaggaggaggaggagagaggcgGGGTGAGCGAGCCGAGCAGCAAAAGGAGGAGCCATCGGCGGTTGTCCCCGGTGGCGAAGGGGCCGAGACGGTGCGCGGGGGAGCGGAGTGGAGGCGAGTTGTAACTGACAAGTTTGAACCGCAGGCCCGCGATTTATCACCTTCGCTTCGAAATGGATGGAGCGGCAAAGGGAGAGGAAACGCAACCGTTTCTCCCCTGGGCTCTGGCTCCACTGTTGATCCATTGGATCATACGGCGGACATGTCCGATGGTTGatactaatttttttcttttttttttaatatgttttCTATTGTCTTATATCTTTCTCTTATTTGATGGACAcatatgtcatattttttatttttttggtatCCGTGAAGTGTACAAGTAACCACTACTTCCTTCTGATACTCATCTCTCTCCACACTGtctaatatttttttggtaCCAGTGTAGTACTcattgttgaagatgcccttagCATTCACTGATTTGCAATTTaggtgactcaaatttgtttaaaaatggacgtatttatatattaaaatacgtctagatacatataatatttgagtaaatttcacaaaaccacactttttggggctagggtttcaacGGGACACAGTTATGactaatagtctcacaaaaccacactttttcgGGCAGATCTTCTCACATAACCCAAATCAGGTATTTAAGAGCgtttgatggtgtttctgacaAGCGAGACCCACATGTCGGATGCCAGGATCGAATCGGGATTTCCCTGATAGACAGAGGAGCTTATCAGGGTGTCGGGCAAAAGCTAACGTGGACAAAAAAAGGTTCGACCCGTCCGACTtgtcagaaacaccatcaaacGCTTTTAATTACCTAATTTGGGTTCTGTGAGAAGATCTGCCcgaaaaagtgtggttttgtgagactattagtCATAACTGTGACCGGttgaaaccctaaccccaaGAAATGcgattttgtgaaatttactcataatatttcggcacttgatatgggacggaggaagtaaaagaaaaatggaaaacGAAGACGAAtttcacttcttcttttttgagagagaggaaCTAAACATTCCATTAACTTGGAGGAACGGTAAAATCACTGGACGCTAGACGAATTACATCAGTACATCACTCGTGTAAGCGTCAAGCCATAAAGAAGGTCTAGCCTGATCACTCCTCGAGCCAAACGCCGCCAGCAAATGTGGTGGTTTAGTACAATCACGCTTGCAATAGACAGTACGGAACTCAATAAACCAACAGTTAgcagatactccctccgttccataatgtcgaaattatggaacggagtggTACTTGGCTTCTCTAAACATGGCACCAAGAGGTGCAGCATCATACTCTGACGAAGAGACAACTCGATGTAGGATTTGGCAGTCCGTCTCAACAATAATCTTCTTCATTCCCATCTGCTTGGCACACAAAATACCTCGGATGAGGAGGGCCTCAAGCCTAAACAAAAAGATGGCCACACCTCGTGATGAAAGCTTCAGTCCACTCAGTACATAAGCTTCAGTCCACTCAGTACATTAGAGTCTCACCGAGAACTGAAATTAATCAACAGCAGAGAATAGCTTGGAGAGCTGCGTGATCAGATGCCCCAATTCCATTGCCGAAGAGGCACGCAAGGAGTGCCTGACGATCATTCTCCATACGAAGGGCCTGCCATCTCTTCTTTGCTACCCCCAATCAATATTGGTGGGATTGGTGGGCGATGAGATGGATGATGAATCGGCTTTCTATGCTGGTTTGCTCAAAAACGTCACAAGAACACAAACGCCGTCCGTGGGGATCGAACCCACGGCCACGTGGTTAAAAGCCACGCGCTCTACCACTGAGCTAGGACGGCTCTGCTTAGTAACTTAACGCGATTCATTCTGCTATTTGTAACCGAACACAACAAGCGCAGCTCAACTAACAACTCACTAACACAGGACGAACCAATTTCGCATCTTAAACAACCAGAACGGAAAATAACATACAAAAATCGAGTTATAAACTTGCAGTGCCTGAGAAACAAATTTACAGATACTAACAAACCATGGGAATCGCAAATCTGCTAAAGAACAAACATAATGGACGAACACGTTCGTATCTACAAAAATACAAGCCTGAAAAGAGTCCTCCAAACACTGTGTATTTGGTCGAAAACTGGAGAACAACTGCCTAGGTATTGCACTTCCACTTCGATGTCGGCACGCAGTTCAGGTAGTGGCACCAGTGGCAGCCGTCATTCCCGTTCTTGCCCTTGAAGAGCATCACCAATGAAGTCACAAATCTGCACCACGAGATCTCGGTATCAGGTTCACTACATTTATCACATCAAAACAACTTGACTCATAAGTATATATGGATGGTGCTCAGTGTCTATTGAGACATGCTTTACACTATGCATGTAAGAGAATTGCAATGACGTGATCACGGACTCATGGCAGCATCTGATATACCAAACTGTGTTGTGATTTGTCGACTTACCCGACAAGCAGCAATAGGAGTGCCACAACCCATAGAACATATTGGTATGCTTTGTACTTGGGAGGTTGATTGGTATGGGGCAACTCATTGCGTTCCATCCAACCGAATTGGGGCCTCGCCAGCAAAACAAATCCCAAAAGGAAGCCCGTCACAAATCCACCAATATGAGCAAAGTTATCAGCATGAGGTAGGATCCCAATTGCCATGTTGATCG carries:
- the LOC100833308 gene encoding protein HAPLESS 2-B isoform X3; this encodes MAPPFAARLAHPASLLLLLLAALFAPAGGVEILSKSRVERCARDSGAGGHLACDRKIILNVAVPTGSTGGEASMVAQVVEVEENDTQAMQTIRDPPVITINKSATYAVYALNYIRDVAYRPEEQFVRTRKCESDAGAEVVRECESRSAVHVGPNTVFLLLVEHFLIKWLKAKLIRLTVFHVFGIETSYSLGFSIRVQVKKGSSVTEIIVGPENKTVVSKDNFLRVNLIGDFVGYKSVPTFENFYLVTPRKGDGGGQPQVLGDEFSRWMLLERVRFTLDGLECNKIGVGYEAYRNQPSFCSNPFWSCLYNQLWNFWESDNNRINRKQQPQYVVQGRFERINQHPHAGVHTFSVGITESVNTNLLIELSADDIDYVYQRSPGKIISINVPTFEALSQVGTAQVTVRNIGKLEASYSLTFDCLSGITYVEEQYFILKPDEVLIRSFYLHSSTDQASKYRCAAILKASDFSELDRAECQFSTAATVLDNGTQIGPTNQHAKGGIRGFFEAIKALFRNTWDTVIDFFTGRSCSTRCSSFFDLSCHIQYICIGWLVMFGLLLAILPAVAVLLWLLHQNGLFDPLYDCWEDVFGPETRGGPHAKHTKRGQGGHHAAHSHHHHHHDRHQHEHKKKGRSGEGLGGHHHHHALHRHGDPAGEGDERHHRRRAAALGVQHRDGHKHHHHRHGKAVQREKDGGDAEHKEHRGHHEVHGGRDRHRERHHSRAV
- the LOC100833308 gene encoding protein HAPLESS 2-B isoform X1, translated to MAPPFAARLAHPASLLLLLLAALFAPAGGVEILSKSRVERCARDSGAGGHLACDRKIILNVAVPTGSTGGEASMVAQVVEVEENDTQAMQTIRDPPVITINKSATYAVYALNYIRDVAYRPEEQFVRTRKCESDAGAEVVRECERLRDQNGHVIEHTEPVCCPCGSQHRVPSSCGTFFDKMVKGKANTAHCVRFPGDWFHVFGIETSYSLGFSIRVQVKKGSSVTEIIVGPENKTVVSKDNFLRVNLIGDFVGYKSVPTFENFYLVTPRKGDGGGQPQVLGDEFSRWMLLERVRFTLDGLECNKIGVGYEAYRNQPSFCSNPFWSCLYNQLWNFWESDNNRINRKQQPQYVVQGRFERINQHPHAGVHTFSVGITESVNTNLLIELSADDIDYVYQRSPGKIISINVPTFEALSQVGTAQVTVRNIGKLEASYSLTFDCLSGITYVEEQYFILKPDEVLIRSFYLHSSTDQASKYRCAAILKASDFSELDRAECQFSTAATVLDNGTQIGPTNQHAKGGIRGFFEAIKALFRNTWDTVIDFFTGRSCSTRCSSFFDLSCHIQYICIGWLVMFGLLLAILPAVAVLLWLLHQNGLFDPLYDCWEDVFGPETRGGPHAKHTKRGQGGHHAAHSHHHHHHDRHQHEHKKKGRSGEGLGGHHHHHALHRHGDPAGEGDERHHRRRAAALGVQHRDGHKHHHHRHGKAVQREKDGGDAEHKEHRGHHEVHGGRDRHRERHHSRAV
- the LOC100833308 gene encoding protein HAPLESS 2-A isoform X4; its protein translation is MVKGKANTAHCVRFPGDWFHVFGIETSYSLGFSIRVQVKKGSSVTEIIVGPENKTVVSKDNFLRVNLIGDFVGYKSVPTFENFYLVTPRKGDGGGQPQVLGDEFSRWMLLERVRFTLDGLECNKIGVGYEAYRNQPSFCSNPFWSCLYNQLWNFWESDNNRINRKQQPQYVVQGRFERINQHPHAGVHTFSVGITESVNTNLLIELSADDIDYVYQRSPGKIISINVPTFEALSQVGTAQVTVRNIGKLEASYSLTFDCLSGITYVEEQYFILKPDEVLIRSFYLHSSTDQASKYRCAAILKASDFSELDRAECQFSTAATVLDNGTQIGPTNQHAKGGIRGFFEAIKALFRNTWDTVIDFFTGRSCSTRCSSFFDLSCHIQYICIGWLVMFGLLLAILPAVAVLLWLLHQNGLFDPLYDCWEDVFGPETRGGPHAKHTKRGQGGHHAAHSHHHHHHDRHQHEHKKKGRSGEGLGGHHHHHALHRHGDPAGEGDERHHRRRAAALGVQHRDGHKHHHHRHGKAVQREKDGGDAEHKEHRGHHEVHGGRDRHRERHHSRAV
- the LOC100833308 gene encoding protein HAPLESS 2-B isoform X2, whose translation is MAPPFAARLAHPASLLLLLLAALFAPAGGVEILSKSRVERCARDSGAGGHLACDRKIILNVAVPTGSTGGEASMVAQVVEVEENDTQAMQTIRDPPVITINKSATYAVYALNYIRDVAYRPEEQFVRTRKCESDAGAEVVRECERLRDQNGHVIEHTEPVCCPCGSQHRVPSSCGTFCDWFHVFGIETSYSLGFSIRVQVKKGSSVTEIIVGPENKTVVSKDNFLRVNLIGDFVGYKSVPTFENFYLVTPRKGDGGGQPQVLGDEFSRWMLLERVRFTLDGLECNKIGVGYEAYRNQPSFCSNPFWSCLYNQLWNFWESDNNRINRKQQPQYVVQGRFERINQHPHAGVHTFSVGITESVNTNLLIELSADDIDYVYQRSPGKIISINVPTFEALSQVGTAQVTVRNIGKLEASYSLTFDCLSGITYVEEQYFILKPDEVLIRSFYLHSSTDQASKYRCAAILKASDFSELDRAECQFSTAATVLDNGTQIGPTNQHAKGGIRGFFEAIKALFRNTWDTVIDFFTGRSCSTRCSSFFDLSCHIQYICIGWLVMFGLLLAILPAVAVLLWLLHQNGLFDPLYDCWEDVFGPETRGGPHAKHTKRGQGGHHAAHSHHHHHHDRHQHEHKKKGRSGEGLGGHHHHHALHRHGDPAGEGDERHHRRRAAALGVQHRDGHKHHHHRHGKAVQREKDGGDAEHKEHRGHHEVHGGRDRHRERHHSRAV
- the LOC100833308 gene encoding protein HAPLESS 2-A isoform X5 translates to MTFHVFGIETSYSLGFSIRVQVKKGSSVTEIIVGPENKTVVSKDNFLRVNLIGDFVGYKSVPTFENFYLVTPRKGDGGGQPQVLGDEFSRWMLLERVRFTLDGLECNKIGVGYEAYRNQPSFCSNPFWSCLYNQLWNFWESDNNRINRKQQPQYVVQGRFERINQHPHAGVHTFSVGITESVNTNLLIELSADDIDYVYQRSPGKIISINVPTFEALSQVGTAQVTVRNIGKLEASYSLTFDCLSGITYVEEQYFILKPDEVLIRSFYLHSSTDQASKYRCAAILKASDFSELDRAECQFSTAATVLDNGTQIGPTNQHAKGGIRGFFEAIKALFRNTWDTVIDFFTGRSCSTRCSSFFDLSCHIQYICIGWLVMFGLLLAILPAVAVLLWLLHQNGLFDPLYDCWEDVFGPETRGGPHAKHTKRGQGGHHAAHSHHHHHHDRHQHEHKKKGRSGEGLGGHHHHHALHRHGDPAGEGDERHHRRRAAALGVQHRDGHKHHHHRHGKAVQREKDGGDAEHKEHRGHHEVHGGRDRHRERHHSRAV